The Nocardia vinacea genome contains the following window.
GACGACTTCGCGCGCTTCAGATACAGGTGCGCGTCATGCTCCCAGGTGTATCCGATGCCGCCATGGATCTGGATGTTCTCCTTGGCCGCATGGGTGCCGACCTGCGAGCAGTACGCCGCCGCCAATGCCGCGGCCGTCGGCAGCTCGGTCGAACCGGCGGCCGCCACGGTCGCGGCATGGTAGGCGGCCGAGCGTGCGGCCTCCACCTCGAGCAGCATGTCCGCGCACTTGTGTTTGACGGCCTGGAATGAGCCGATCGGCCGGTCGAACTGAACCCGGATCTTGGCGTATTCGACCGCGGCGTCCAGACATGCCTGCGCCACACCGACCTGCTCGGCGGCCAGCGCGACGACCGCGAGATCGAGAACGCCCTGCAGGTATGCCGACGCATCAGTAGGTGGGCTGATCCGTTGCGCCACAGCGTCGTTCAGGTCGATCTTGGCCAGACGGCGGGTCGGATCGAGTGTCTCCAACCGGGTTCTGGTCACCCCGGCCGCAGTTCCGTTCACAGCGAACAGTCCGACTCCGGCCTCGCCGCCTGCCACGACGAGCAGCAGGTCGGCCGAGTCGCCGTCGACGACGAACATTTTGGTGCCGGACAGAGTCCAGGTCTCGCCCACCCGCGTCGCCACGGTGGTGACGTCCGCGAGCCGCCACGAGCCGCTCTCCTCGGCCAGCGCCAGTGTCGCGGTCAGCGACCCGTCGGCGAGCGCGGGCAGCCAGCGCGCCTTG
Protein-coding sequences here:
- a CDS encoding acyl-CoA dehydrogenase family protein — translated: MAFSFTAEQEELRATVRRFLADKSPSAAVRHWMETEPGHDPAVWQQMAEQLGLHGLALPEEYGGSDGGPVELGIVLEEMGRALLPSPYFATVALAGQALATCGDEAAKARWLPALADGSLTATLALAEESGSWRLADVTTVATRVGETWTLSGTKMFVVDGDSADLLLVVAGGEAGVGLFAVNGTAAGVTRTRLETLDPTRRLAKIDLNDAVAQRISPPTDASAYLQGVLDLAVVALAAEQVGVAQACLDAAVEYAKIRVQFDRPIGSFQAVKHKCADMLLEVEAARSAAYHAATVAAAGSTELPTAAALAAAYCSQVGTHAAKENIQIHGGIGYTWEHDAHLYLKRAKSSEQLFGGPASHRARLADLVGI